The Vigna radiata var. radiata cultivar VC1973A chromosome 6, Vradiata_ver6, whole genome shotgun sequence DNA segment GAGACTACAAGACATGATCATGCACATTGGATGAGAACAAAGAGAGATGAGTTTCCACCCAGAATACCTCATCATCGAAGTGGTTCACAATCTGGCTATGAAAGTGGAAGcacatcaaatcaaattattgaTGAGTTCTACTGCGGCTCAAGCTATCTTTCACATGACTCATATGATGACCCTGACCAGGAGAAGATGAAACTGTTGAGATTGGTTTATAAATTGCAGTATCAACTCAACAGAACTAGCTATGTAAGTGGTGAAACCAATGGAAGATCGTCCATGGGAAGTCACATGTCTGCATACCAAAGCCATGATCTTCATGAAAGAAGATTTTATCATGGTTTGGATTACCCCAGGTATGATGGAATCAACTGGTGCCAAAAGCATAATTTTTCACGTGCACCTTATTCAACTGAGCCAACATGCAGCATACACCATGTTGATCCTTCTTGTTTCAATTGCTGTCCCCAACAGTGGCAACACTCTGCAGAGTTGCCTCCACGTGATCTTTATCAGCATGAAGAGTTATGTAGGCATAATCCAGGTCACAGTTGTTGTTCAGCCCACCATTCTTATCCTGTAAGTCCACAATGGTCCATGACCTCTAACCTTCAAGCACATGCCCATGAAACAATGTCTTGTGATCAGATGTACAGGCCTGAGgtgaaaaaacattttaggGAGAAACCAGTCTTGACCAGGCGACATTACCGGCCTGTGGCCGGTGGAGCACCGTTTGTCACTTGCAATAAGTGCTTGAAACTGCTGCAACTGCCTGCAGATTTCCTCCTTTTCAAAAGGGTGTTTCACCAGCTCAAATGTGGTGCATGTCAAGAGGTACTCAAATTTTCTCTGCACAACAGAAGTCACATAGTCTCTTATGCATCAAATGATGTAGAGCCGTCCCTAAACGAGGTCATCTATGGAAGCAATCCACCATCTGAGCCTCGTGACAACTACCATCATTCCCCACATGCAGACCATGCTTCATATTCTGATGATTATGGAAATTCCGCTGGTAAGAGCTACTCCTCTGAAGGAGATCCCATACCGTTAAATCCCTTGCATGGCAGTGAATATGATAAACCAACTGTATCTTCTGGTACCTTGGAGACTATAACAGAGAAGGAGAAAACTGCTGTAATAGGTCCTGGTACTGGTGAGGCTTCAGTTGAAACAGATAAATCAAATATGAACTCCTCCAATTTTGCACCAGAAATTGAAGCACATTTTCAGCCAAAAAGTTCACCACTTCATCAACTGATGGGTTATTCCTCACCAAGTCAAGTGGTAAGAGGGATTCCATAATTTGTTGAAGGAAAAGATCACATGCTCAATTGAGAAAATGGTCTAGTCATGAGTCTCAACAGTCATGCACTGGCTCATATGACAATTcggttttttctttattatggtGAATCTAAAATGAAGCTTGAAGGATCAAGAAATGGGCGAGTTCTTTTCTCCAACTTTGGGATGTGGTGATAAGGCatttacataatcaattattttgtttaattctaTTGAACAAGGGTAGTGAGATTGACTTGTTCCTCTAAGATGTGTATCAGTAATTTTGTGGAACAGTTTGGCAATGTAtgctgaaaatatatttaatgtaaaaatgtaattttggcTTGTATAGATCTaattattatgtgatttttacacttttatttttttaaatcagttAATTTTTGGTCCGCAATGTTTTAAGATAAACGCATGCAAATGCCTTGCCGAATTAGTATTTGGATGTAAGATCTGGACTGGTCGATTTCACCATTTGTAGCAGTCCtgtaaaaattgtaattttaaaaaattatataggtTTCTCcctaaaaataacaaataaagaatttatgattttattttcaagaaacTTACTGTTTTCAAATGAGTCTAAACATTAcgaaatatttttacttttacgtgttctttaaatattaaaacttacaaaatgttttttcttaacATCTAAAAAATATAGCAAAATACTATATAATGGAGTTAACATATATCAATATGATAGGACAGTTACtagaataaaaataaggtttacAGATAtcttaaaatactttaaaaaaattttaagttttacaaaAGTATCATAAGtctaatacaaaatataagaataaactGAACggttttacaattaaatttaaaccgAACAGTAGTACAAAAGATACTAAGCCTACTGATTGAACGGTCCTAATCTAGACTTCAGGATTCTCGCCTTCCAAAGCTTGCTCCAACGAACACTCCtcaccttctgctcacatccaaagaaTGATCATTGCAAGGGAAAAGGTGACCGAACAGACAACATAAGACAAGACAGGAAATGTAGGGTaagttagtgtaatttaattaatcataagaACATAAACAATACATAATCATATTTTCAATCAAACCTTTGTAACGTGCAATcatcatacatatatatttcaagCAATATCCAAACATAACATACATACAATAACCGACTCCTTGACTTGACGATCTGgattgtatgaatatgtagtTTGTGGCCGTTCTTGCACCCGAGTAGTGTAGTAACTGGAAACCCCTCAGTTGCCACCCTAGGTTAGTTTGTCATACCTCACCCAGATTCCCTCtggactaggacctcctgccattctcacACTATGACTTACCTATCTCTACGTGAGAATTAATAATCATTAGAATCTCAAGATGAACGCTGTGAATTTCACtatccatattcatactttaccaattcaATAACCAATCAtcgagacattcctccttggaattctctttcatACCACTTGAAATATAATAACCACATACTTCCTCATCCAATATGcatatataagtaaaattaaaccaaacagtaaaattatcattatcttCGAGTACAACCGAACGGAAAAGCTTAACTTAATCTATGAACAAGACCGAACGGGAGACCACTCCCTATATGTGAACATGACTGAATGGTCATGTGAAGAGTAACGACTCAAGCATGAATCGAATGTCTTTGAAGCTGAACACTCTAATAACCGAATTCTAAAGCTTAAACCAAACATTTGAATCATTGGTCGAATGCTTATAACTTAGAATGAATACTATTGTCTTAGACTGATCACTATTGACTTAACCTGAACAATAAGTGCTTAGGCCGAACACTGATAATATAACCGAacgttttataaataaatacctACTCATATTAGCCAAACATACTAAGAAACCGAAtactagtacaagaccgagcactttaAAGAACTGAGTACTAGTAAAAGAACACTGAAATAAGGAACATTGTTTACAACtgagaatatttattttattgcaaaCTTAAACTATATTGAATACCTTATCTAGGGTGACTACTAAGTGGAAACGTAAAACTATGCTTGGACCGAACtttatattctattatatataatacaagaCCGATCGGTCATTCACTGAAATTCTACTAAAGAAGAATTCAGTTAAGACTGAACACACATAGCAGAAACTGAACGGTCACGAATGACTCTtaacaacaaataataattcTGCATAATACTGCAGAGTTATGATCAAACCTTATTCATACCTAGTTCATGCCATTTATCAATCATCAACACCTGCAGACTAACATGCAGTAACACCAATATCTTTCATATCCATCAAATAACTAAACAAAACATCATTCAAACCTACAACCATTTAAGACTgagaatcataattaaattatacaagcttcccttacctttttaAGAGAACAACTGCTTAATCAACAGCAGAAAGCGTTCCCCAAACACCAACCTTTTCTAGAATACCTATAACTCAATGAACAAGAAGGAAGGATTAACCAAAGACCAAAACATGATCAGGATTTTGTGAAGATGAAACTGATGAACACATGCAACCAAAACTTTGGCTTGCATGTGCCCAAAAACAGGTTTCTTAGGAAGAGAATGAACTTACCAACTCATAACAACCACTTGATCGATGCAAATGAAAGCCTTTAACACCAAGAAAGCTTAGGTGTGGCCTGATTGTTAATCAGAAGTAGAAGGAGATGAGAATTTGTAGGGAGAAGGAATAGAgcttttagagagaaggagaagaacaTGGAAAAACTCATAAGATTGAAGGTTCGTGTTAGAATTATGTTTTTTGTGACcgctttaatttattttaatttattagataggACTGAGTAAATAAGTGGTTGCTACACTTTAGGAACAAATCCCTTATTTTTATCTACCGGAAAACTGTTAagtggattttttattttatttttgaatttttgaatcattatatatgtaatgatggtatattgaataaattatcCTTTTCCTGAATTCAAAAATTCTCCATCGTCTTCTATCTTTATTTCTCTGTTGCTTCATTTCTCTTCTAaaaaccaacaattggtatccagagcttttttgtgaaaatgaatGTTGAATCAAATTTCTCACGAGTTGCACCTTCAGTCTTTGATGGAGAAAGCTACGATCTTTGGGCTGTCAAAATGGAAACTTATCTGGAGGCTCTAGATCTTTGGGAAGCTGTAGAAGAAGAGTATGAAGTTCTTCCGCTGCCGGAAAATCCTACCATGGCCCAGATCAAAATTCACAAGGAGAGAAAAACTAcaaaagcaaaggcaaaatCATGTCTATTTGCTGGTGTTTCTCAAACCATCTTCACAAGAATTATGACTCTTAGATCAGCAAAAATAATTTGGGATTATTTAAAGGAAGAGTACGCTGGGGATGAAAGAATAAGAAGCATGCAGGTACTTAATTTAATGAGGGAATTTGAATTGGAAAGGATGAAAGAGTCTGAAAAAATCAAAGAATACTCAGACAAATTGTTGGGTATTGCCAACAAGATAAGGTTGCTGGGCAGCAATTTTCCTGATTCTAGAATTGTTGAGAAAATTCTGGTAACCGTGCCAGAAAAGTATGAAGCATCTATTGCTTCCTTGGAGAACACAAGAGATTTGTCTAAAATCACATTTGCAGAAGTGCTACATGCATTCCAAGCCCAAGAGCAATGAAGTTTGATGAGGGAAGATCATGTTGTTGAAGGTGCTCTTCTAGTCAAAAGCCAACAAGCCAGAAATTACAAGAAGAATCATCCAGCCAACCGTCAAAGCAATACAAATAATTACGATAAAGGAAAGGGTGGAAAGAAAAGTTACCCACCTTGTCAACATTATGGCAAAATGGGTCACCCTCCATTCAGATGCTGGCAAAGACCTGACGCTAAATGCACCTAGTGCAATCAACTTGGGCATGAAACTGTCATAtgcaaaaaccaaaatcaacaacaaGAGGAAGAAGCTAAGGTTCCTGatcaggaggaggaggaagacaTGTTATTTGTAGCTACTTGTTTCTTGAGCAATGAATCAAGTGAAAGTTGGCTGATAGATAGCGGTTGTACCAACGACATGACCTTCAACAAGGCTCTTTACAAAGATTTAAGGCCAACTGATGTCACCAAAGTCAGAATAGGTAATGGTGATTATATCTCAGTCAAAGGTAAGGGGACAGTCGCAATTACAAGCTGTGCAGGCACAAAGTTTATTCCCGATGTTCTTTTCGTTCCTGAAATTGACCACAATTTGTTAAGTGTTGGTCAACTGATTGAAAGAGGATTTAGAGTTATTTTTGAAGACAAAAATTGCTTGATTAAAGATGTAGCTGGTCAAGATATGTTCAAGGTGAAAATGAAAGGTAAAAGCTTTCCTCTAAAACCATTGGACGAGGAGCaaactattttttcattcaaGGAAAATGTGACAGAAATCTGGCACAAGAAGCTAAGTCATCCTCATCATATTTTGGGTGCAaagagtttcttttattttgcagCAATGGCTGCAACATTAATGTTGATTCTTTTCAATGTAGTTGTAGTTTGCCATGGAGGCAAAACAAATTCTTTCATTATAAATGTTGATAGGGTTAAGGACATGCCCTTTCAAAGGGATGTGTTTGTTATCCCTTCTAGCTACAATGTTAGGGCTATGATTGTATCATGGGTAATCATGgacaaaacagaaaacaattTAGTACATTATTGGAATGAGGTGTACGAGGAAGATCTTGACCATGAAGtcgaagaagaaaaggagcctgAAGGTGCTAATAAAATCAACGGTAAATCTGTCAAGAAGAGTTATGTAGGAATTCACAGTTCAGGAGTAGGATATGTTTTTCCGAAGCCAGATTGATCTTTTATGAACTTTCGCAGTTCAAAAAGCAAGGAGGAGTGTTAGAATTATGTTTTTTGTAActgctttaatttattttaatttattagataggACTGAGTAAATAAGTGGTTGCTACACTTTAGGAACAAATCCCTTATTTTTATCCACCTGAAAACTGTTAAGTggatcttttattttatttttgaatttttgaatcattatatatgtaatgatggtatattgaataaattatcCTTTTCCTGAATTCAAAAATTCTCCATCATCTTCTATCTTTATTTCTCTGTTACTCCATTTCTCTTCTAAAAACCAACCCTTCAAAAAGTGGCACGGAAATTTGAAAACTTGATTTATATACTACCGTCAAAAACATCTCAGTCCACTCAAATGCATACACCTgacattttcaattttagtattatatgtaatttattttttaatattatattattatttccaATTTAACCATACTTCAACAAATAATTTAACCatactaaatattatatattatatgacaTTAAGGATAAGGATGTTGAATTCCATCCTAGGCTGTCTCACATGACAACTATGGACTATTCTATTTCTATACCAATGTAATAATACAAAGTAAATCTTTTGAACGAAAATGGGTACATCTAGCTTTTGTGTTAATAATTGTCTCTGTACATTCTTCTTCTATTGGAGGCAATGGAAATCCTCTGATCTTGAAGCATGTTCAAATTGGGAGCCAGCAACCGTGTGTAGCGGTCAAAGTACAATAGCTGTTTCAGGAGAAGAGCAAATTCACGAGGAAACTTTAATCCATATGATTCGCTAACCCGAACCTGTAGAACAGACATAATCAAACAACCAACATAAGAAATTCCCACAGTAGTGGAGGATCACTGTATAATGAAACATTGCTATGTAGTTTGACTTATATTAGTATGAAAATTTCTCATGTTTATCCAAAATCATGTTTCAATACCATTTCTAGTTGAATACTTTTGgcttaaaatttgaaatgttatCTGCTGCCACGTGCTGTATTAGATGGGGTTGATACCAAACTATGAGAGTACAAACTGACAGCAATTTTGAAGCGtcatcttaatttataaaacagcAAGAAAGCATTACTAATTGTTGCTTTATGAGTAGCAAAACTCCATACATGTATCCATTCAAATACCGGTAGTAAGCAATGACAATTTGAACTTTTTAGGTTGACATAAGGAGTTGTCTTTGCGATCTGGTTAGTTCAATATAAAATAGCTTACCACGTCAAGAAAGAGGGCATTCATCTGCCTTTCATCGAAAACTATATTAGCTGCAACAGTGGTTGAATTTGTGGCTGTTCCACTTGTAGTAGCAACAACTATTTCAGTGTCCAACTCCTGCAGCCACACAGAGTCCACAAATGCAAAAATGTAAGCAATAGCAGTAACACTCAAATGATTTCCGGGACaggttatatgtatataatgtTACTCTGATGGAAGTACTCATCTACAATAACCATCTATAATAACGTGACACTCTTTGCCTATTAGATAACTAATAAGacttttttatcttatttaaccCAAAACCCCAGAATTTAAGAGGCATGAATATAGACCACCTAATAAATGagatatcttaatttttttcctcaACCAGAATGCTATACGTTGTTtacaatcaattataaattcaCGCATGGATACAGATATACATACATACTTATCAAATCATTAATTTTCTCAGGACCATGTATGCAATGCAAGGAATGATAGATTTACGGAAAACTGCTCAGGTCTCTACACATTTATCACAAGTATGGTCCAACTCTCTCTTTCCCCTCACAACCCTGTCAACTGAAACTCTAGTATATAGGATCCAAATTCGTAAAGGATTCATTAAGTGAAAGCACCGATATATCCTTTTGTGAGTATGTAGGAAAATCCCAAACATTGGATTTTGTGCAATTGGTCAAAGCTGAAAGACTAATAAAAGCATGTGTAAACTCTTAAAGTGtagactttaaacctaattcaatcttataaaattaacttataaaataaggtTTGCATTtgcttatataatataattttgtcatATTTCTAATTGATGTAAGATCTCAAATTAGCAAAGTACATATACATTCACTTATGTAGTCGCATATACTTGCCTTAATTGATGAGAATACTTTTTCCAAATCTCTGGCAAAGGCTTTTATATCAACATCCTTGTTTGTAGCTCCCATTTCAATTAAGGAAGATGCCATGGAGTCATAATCTTCAATAGCAATTGATCCTAAGAAGACTTCCATAGCAGCCCATGTTTTAGGGGATATACGACCAACAATTCCTGCAGATAGAATTTTTTGTAGAATGTAGGTTGAAACTTGTAGCACACAAAATCCCAAATAAATGTGTGCATAACACAACCGCATACTGTGAATATCGTAGGTTTTAGAAAGAAATGGTAACCAAGCTCATGAAAAAATTAAGCAAGGTGACAATGATTAGAGTTTAGCTAAAGAATAAACTCATAGACAGGACCCAAAAACAccttaatttcaaataaaatgtaTAGACTATTTTGAAACTTTAGAACATTTACAGATGACAAATGAATAAGTTAAAACCATATCTGTAAATATGCACAAAGACAAAGCTAGCATACCAAAGTCAAGAAACCCAATACGCCCATCACGAAGAAGCCACAGATTTCCTGCATGTACATCTGCATGAAAAGATTCACATCCAAGCAAACTTCCAAACCTGCAACAACATTTTATACCAAGATACAAAAGGTTCATGTTAAAGGAGAAGATATAGAAATGTTAACTGTAAATTAGAATTTCAGAGTCGTACCAAACATTGAGAGCAGTTATAAGGCTGGTTTCTGGATTAGAAACTAACGAACTTATGGAGTCCAGGTCGGTAAGAGGCACTCCATACAGTCTTTGCATAGTTAAAACTTTCTTTGTACTGCAGTACTGATACACTCTGGGAGCTGTTGCATTCCCTGTTAGTCCCATTGCTTCTAAATATCTCCTGAAAGCTTCAATATTTGCAGCTTCCTTGTAGAAGTCAACTTCTTCAAGCATAGAGTCACGTATATCTTTGACTATACCAACCTACTAAAAAAAATGCTATCATTACAAGGAAATTCTGACCACTCCCATTTATTTATGTTAGGTATCCTTGTACAGAAACACAAGAAAAAGGAGAATAATACTGTTTTATATATTCAGTAATTCTGAGTTCATACAATTCAGAATAAAGAGCCAAAATCAAAGGAATGTAAGTCTCTTTGCCCTCCGAAAGTTCCCTGATCATCCTTTTCTCCCCCCTAAGTAATTCTTCTCTCACTCCCCTTATTCCCTCTCTCCTCTAACAAAAAGATACTCCCATGATTTCACACCTGCCACATCAACCATTCTGTTACTTCAGAGTCACTGGGCCCCCAAGTGATAGGTTTCCACTTCTTCCTCTCATAAACCTGGTGGATTTTCCTATTCTGCCCTTGCACTCCTCCTTCATTTGTGTCAACACCTACCCCTTGAAAattcaccttgtcctcaaggtgaagTACAAATTCCATCAGCTTGTGCAGAGGTTCCCACAAATTTTCACAAGCTGGAAAACTCTTCCACTTCACTAACACTTCCATGGTCTGTTCTGTTTCTCCACTGACTGCTAAAGACTTCTGGTTGCACTTCAAGCTCCAAGTCTTCAGTCACAAAAATTGCTGGACAGCAACGTCATCTGCCATCCTTGGTTTAATGACACATGAAACACAGGATGAACTCTGCTACCTTCAGGCAGTTTCAATTTGTAAGCCATCGCTACAAACCTTTCCATGATCTCCATAAGGACCTTAGTACCTTGGGTTGAGCTTTTGATTCACTCTTTTAGCCAATTTCTTCAACTTATAGGGTTGTATTTTCAATTATACCATATCTCCCACCTTATACTCCACTTCCCTTCTACTTTTTTTGGCTTGCTATCTCATCCTATTTTGAGCTTGCACCAATTGGTCCTGAAAAAGCACAAGCATTTCATTTCTCTCCTGTAACATTACAGCCAACTCTTCCAAAGGGGTTGCTGGTACATCACCTCTAACTACTGGAGGTGGGTCTCTCCCATATAAAGCCTTGAGTGGTGTCATCTTAGTGGATCCATGATAGGTTGTATTGTGTTAAAAAAAgatgacccacacaaataatttgaCTCTTCAATTTCCTGAATTGATTTTCATTGAACCTtggcaacctttaaataggtacAAATAGAACATTCGgctaaatacaaataataaaaattgacaataaaatatcaactaacttaaaataaaatttacttaatttatatctatcttatatcaataaaataaaataatattgttcctaaataaatggaaaattaaaacCACCTAtccttattttatctctataaaaaacaaactaaatattaccagactcaaactaataaaataagatttaaacaaaattattaataagccctaaaatttaagtttatctcaaCATATTGTACTAAAATTCAGCCCAACTGAGCCAATAACTCATCTATGATAGGTATGGGGAACTTGCCTGGTAATGTGAGCTTGTTTAAGGCCCTGTAGTCACAAAACCTCCATCTTCCATCTTTTTTCTTCACTAAAATAATTGGACTACTATAAGGGTTGGAGCTGGGTCTTATGATGCCCACTGTCAGAATATGTGAATTTATTAAgcaataaatatttcaattaatatgACAATTATGTGTAATCCCTAAAATTAAGGGATTAGGATTAGTATTTATTGGGCAGATTTCCTTTCATTAAGATTAGGTATTATTGGGTAGATATCTCNTGATTTAGAGACTTTATTTCAGGAGATTTTTTACCTTAATTAGACCATGGtatgtttctttttaaacaCCTATGTATTGTTTCAAAAGTATGAACGTGAGAATAATTATTTCCAGCATCCTACTTCTGTtttcaacatggtatcagagctctagGTTTTTCCTGGAGCCCTGGTCTTTGTTTTCTTGTCTCACGGCCTTCATTGCCGTTTCTTAAATATTGTTGGCCTTCATTGCCATTCTCATCTAAAAAAGGGGCAGCCttaattgttgttgttattcttTCCACTGTGTTAACCTAACCTCCGATTACGATGTCTGACGCTACATCAAATAGAGAAGTCTCTAGTTCTTCACACAAAAATGGAGAACTCCAAGGTCTCCGAGCATCATACAGGCTGGATGGgaaaaattttctcaaatgGTCCCAGTTTGTTAGAACCTATCTCAAGGGAAAAGGATGCCTAGTTCATCTCGTTGAAAATGGTCCAAGCATGGAGGATCCAGCATTTGCAGCATGGGATGAAAAAGATTCCATGATTATGTCTTGGTTATGGGACTCCATGGAAGCTACCATCAGTGACACTTGTATGTTTCTTAATACTGCTAAAGATATTTGGGACTCCATAAACCGCACATATTCCAAAGCCAACGACGCTGCCCAAGtatatgaaatcaaaataaaaacagcAGCCACAAAACAGGGAAGTAAAGGAATCACAGAATATGCGGCACTGTTGCAGAATCTATGGCAGGAACTTGATCACTACAGAGTTTTTGAAATGAAGTGTGCTGAGGATGCAATCCNCTTGAAGAAATTCATAGAGAAGGATCGTGTGTATGATTTTCTAGCAGGACTAAATCCTGAATTTGATCANGTTAGAGTGCAAATTCTAGGGAGAAAGGATATTCCTTCACTAGAAGAAACCATCTCTATTGTTCGNGCAGAAGAGAGTCGGAGGAGTGTAATGCTTGAGTCTCAACCAATAGATGGGTCTGCTCTACTTACCAAACCTGATCTGGTGCAGAAAGGAAATGAGCAAAATACTAATTCTCTATGNAAAGGAAACAGAGATAATTTATGGTGCACCTATTGTCAGAAACCGAGACACACAAAGGAGAAATGTTGGAAATTGCATGGCAAACCTCCAGGAAAGGAGTGGGTGAATCGTGGTGGACAACAAAAGTCCCAAGTGCATGTAACACAAGCAGAGATTAAAGAATCTCCAGCAGTAGACAGTTTCAATATGGAAGAGATAAAGAAACTGAAAAAGCTATTGGGGAATATGGAGGAACCTTCTGGATCATGTTCTCTTGTTTTCTCAGGTAAAACTTCTTGTATGAATACCTCATATAATGTGAACTCTTGGATTGTGGATTTGGGAGCTAAAGATCACATGACACACTTATTCCATTTGTTTCATTCTTATACACCCTCACcaagtaatagaaaaattattgttGCCAATGGGTCAGTAGCTACTGTTGCAGGATATGGTAATATCCAAGTAAACCCCAACCTTATGCTTAAAAATGTTCTCCATGTTCCCAAACTCTCAGNCAGTCTTCTCTCCATAAAGAAACTAACCTCTNATCTCAATTGCTCTGCAATTTTTTCCCCATCTCTATGTGTTTTTCAGGAACAGGACTCGGGGAGGAGGATTGGACTTGCTAAAGAAAAAGATGGTCTTTACTACTTGGAAGTATCTCAAGAATCCCAAACCAACCATGCAAAATCCCTTCACAGTATAACAAATAAGGATGAACTATGGNTGTATCACTATCGTCTAGGACATCCATCATTTAAGGTGCTACAGTTTATGTTTCCACATCTNTATGCAAACTTAGATATCTCAAAACTTCATTGTGAAACTTGTGAATTAGCCAAGCACACTCGTGCATCGTTTCCCAACAGCAATAATAAAAGCTCTCAACCTTTTCAATTGGTTCATAGTGATATATGGGGACCATCTCCAGTACCTAATATCTCTGGGGCCCGCTGGTTTGTAACATTTATTGATGATTGCACTAGAGTTACTTGGCTCTATTTGCTTAAACAAAAATCTGATGTAAGCACTATCATTCCCATATTTCACTCTATGATTAGAACTCAATTTGGagttaatattaaaaggtttagGACCGATAATGCTAGAGATTATTTCAACCAAACCATATCCTCGTATTTCCAATCTAATGGGATCATCCATGATTCTTCATGTGTTTATAccccacaacaaaatggagtggNAGAAAGGAAAAATGGGCATTTACTCAATATAACTAGGGCTCTTCTTTTTCAAGGGAATGTTCCAAAAAATTATT contains these protein-coding regions:
- the LOC106763427 gene encoding uncharacterized protein LOC106763427, producing the protein MNVESNFSRVAPSVFDGESYDLWAVKMETYLEALDLWEAVEEEYEVLPLPENPTMAQIKIHKERKTTKAKAKSCLFAGVSQTIFTRIMTLRSAKIIWDYLKEEYAGDERIRSMQVLNLMREFELERMKESEKIKEYSDKLLGIANKIRLLGSNFPDSRIVEKILVTVPEKYEASIASLENTRDLSKITFAEVLHAFQAQEQ
- the LOC106764881 gene encoding uncharacterized aarF domain-containing protein kinase At5g05200, chloroplastic; amino-acid sequence: MAVSGLRSGGLPLFHHHHHCHHLRFLQSPPSFVKFNVLRSKSKKGFTVFARYAQARDLFSSRRFQDSMEQLPKLVEDIVETSLNTGPRGVLRLAQGVQAFIGVGQEWLTDISKSANTSAGLQTEMQLGLLTPFYLRRLFERMGATYIKLGQFIASAPTLFPPEYVQEFQNCFDRAPPVPFEEIESILRKELGKPLESVYEYIDPTPIASASIAQVHGARLKGSQEDVVIKVLKPGIEDILVADLNFVYVVARILEFLSPEISRTSLVGIVKDIRDSMLEEVDFYKEAANIEAFRRYLEAMGLTGNATAPRVYQYCSTKKVLTMQRLYGVPLTDLDSISSLVSNPETSLITALNVWFGSLLGCESFHADVHAGNLWLLRDGRIGFLDFGIVGRISPKTWAAMEVFLGSIAIEDYDSMASSLIEMGATNKDVDIKAFARDLEKVFSSIKELDTEIVVATTSGTATNSTTVAANIVFDERQMNALFLDVVRVSESYGLKFPREFALLLKQLLYFDRYTRLLAPNLNMLQDQRISIASNRRRMYRDNY